TCGTCTTGGCCCTCTGCCCACACATGGGCTGCCCTCAACCAAACACTCAATGGACGACTGCTTCAGCCTTCTCCACCCGGCGCAGTTTGCCATCCTAGTCAATCTACTTACAACACCAGCCAGTGCTCCCTGGTAGCCGACGAGTGGAAGACGTACGAGTTTCACGTTGCAAACCCAATTTCTGTCATGTGGGACAAATTTGACAACTTTACCTGCCTACCGGATGAAAACACGCCTTGTTCTCCAGCTGGGTATCCTGCCTATGTGGTGAATGCATCAACAGCAGAGCACATCAAGATTGGTGTAGACTTTGGTAAGTTGGATTCATACGCTTTCCAGTGACAGAAACACAGAGTTTTCTAACCATGTCTCTTAGCACGCAAGTACAATGTCCGCCTCAACGTCAAGAACACCGGCCACGATTACCTCGGCCGCTCCAATTCTCCAGGCTCCCTCTCCATATGGACCCATAATCTGAACAAAATCACCTACAACAAAGGGCAGTATAAGCTGAATGGCTCTGGGAAGGTCCTTCAAGGAAATTCCATCACCGTTGGTGGTGGATCTGAGATGTGGGATATATATGTCGCTGCAGACAAGCATCATGAGGCCAttgttggtggaggaggaaagACTGTTGGAATAGGTGGATATATCACCGGCGGAGGGCACTCGATCTTTGCGCCAAAGTATGGCCTGGCAGCAGATAACGTGTGGGAAATGGAAATTGTCACACCAGGAGGGGATATTGTCATAGCGAACGAAGATAGGCATCAAGATCTATTCTGGGCAATGAGAGGAGTAAGTAGCAGCTGTCCCCAGCATGACGAATGTCTCAAGACTAATGAGAATGACAGGGAGGCGGTTCAACCTTTGGTGTCATCACATCTGTCACACTCAAGACGCATCCAAGCCCCAAGATTATGGGTGTCGCATTTATGATGTTCACTGATCCCAAAGAATCCATCGTATTCGACCTCATCACCTACATCGTTTCCCAAATACCCATTCTAATGGCACAAGGCCTTTCTGGGTACAATCTCGCCACTAAAAATATGACGACACCCATCCAAATACCAGGTATCCCTGATCGCATCGCTGGATTCTTAGGCTCAATTGTTCTCCAAGACGTCGATAGCCCCGACGTCGTCGCCAAGATTTTCAATCCGATCAACGAAACCCTTCATGAGCGCTGGCCTGACAAAGTCCAATTCTACACTCTTCTTACCCAGTATGATTCGTGGCTAGCTTGGTTCAGCCAGAATTACGACACCAACCAGGCGGGTGGAAGCCAATATCTTGTCTCCCGACTTCTCGATGGCGAAGCCCTAACTGGTAACCCGCAAAAGCTGAAGAGCGCTCTCCAAGCAGCGATTACTCCGAGCGGAACCATATCCGTATTCATGGTAGGCGGCAAGGGTGTCCAAGAAGCAAAGCCGAGAGGAGGTAGCAATGCCGTCAATCCCGCATGGAGGACTGCATACGTTCACGCTCGTAAGTTGTTC
This genomic stretch from Trichoderma breve strain T069 chromosome 1, whole genome shotgun sequence harbors:
- a CDS encoding FAD binding domain-containing protein; the protein is MLSSNLQLLLCLAGSICGLCAPPPESCKAYPGTSSWPSAHTWAALNQTLNGRLLQPSPPGAVCHPSQSTYNTSQCSLVADEWKTYEFHVANPISVMWDKFDNFTCLPDENTPCSPAGYPAYVVNASTAEHIKIGVDFARKYNVRLNVKNTGHDYLGRSNSPGSLSIWTHNLNKITYNKGQYKLNGSGKVLQGNSITVGGGSEMWDIYVAADKHHEAIVGGGGKTVGIGGYITGGGHSIFAPKYGLAADNVWEMEIVTPGGDIVIANEDRHQDLFWAMRGGGGSTFGVITSVTLKTHPSPKIMGVAFMMFTDPKESIVFDLITYIVSQIPILMAQGLSGYNLATKNMTTPIQIPDVDSPDVVAKIFNPINETLHERWPDKVQFYTLLTQYDSWLAWFSQNYDTNQAGGSQYLVSRLLDGEALTGNPQKLKSALQAAITPSGTISVFMVGGKGVQEAKPRGGSNAVNPAWRTAYVHALTSEPFGPFNKTAENNAKAILDKEFQPLRDLTPKSGAYINEAFPFEKNFQQTFWGSNYARLLRIKREIDPTDVFWCAPCVGNERWEVRQDGKLCKK